The Argonema galeatum A003/A1 genomic sequence AGCTCTAAACCGACGGAAATCTTACCAGGAAACCGCATCTGCAATGCAGGCTCAGCTGGAAATGCAAAACACGGTTATTAATAAGCTTAAGCAAGACTTAAAGACTGTAGAGAGCAAAATTGGGGAGGCAAAAACTAAAAAAGATCTGTACATTGCTCGCGCTCGCTCTGCACAAGCATCTCAGAAACTTAATGAGATGATGGGGCAATTTAACCCTAGCGGTTCTGTGAGCGTATTTGAGAGAATGGAGGAGAAAGTCCTGCAACTGGAAGCTCAATCGGAGGCTTTAGCGAGTCTGGGAACGGATGACCTGGAAAAGAAATTTGCGGCTTTGGAAGGGGGGAGCGAGATCGATCGGGAGTTGGAGGCGATGAAGGCAAAAATGCTTACTGGTAACAATCCGCCTGAGTTGCCGTCGAGTCAGTCATCTGCTGGCAAAAAAGCCCAAATCTAGTTAAAACTTGCAATTTGGCAAACTTCCCTAGCTTGATTAATCTGAGGTAAGTGCCGATCCGAGCTAGAAGTTTCTACACTGGATGATAGAGAATCATGTTTTCAATCGCTCGATCGAGGTTGTGTAATT encodes the following:
- a CDS encoding PspA/IM30 family protein, whose product is MGLIDRILRVIRANINNLIGEAEDPEKILEQTVLDMQEDLIQLRQAVAGAIATKKRTERDVSNAQSNAASWYSRAQLALQKGDDNLAREALNRRKSYQETASAMQAQLEMQNTVINKLKQDLKTVESKIGEAKTKKDLYIARARSAQASQKLNEMMGQFNPSGSVSVFERMEEKVLQLEAQSEALASLGTDDLEKKFAALEGGSEIDRELEAMKAKMLTGNNPPELPSSQSSAGKKAQI